One Thermococcus eurythermalis DNA segment encodes these proteins:
- a CDS encoding ABC transporter ATP-binding protein, with protein MVVHVYAIETENLTKVYNGTVAVDHLNLKVKKGTVYGFLGPNGAGKTTTILMLLGLVEPTEGTAYIAGINVMEKPVEVKRITGFMPAEGGLYPNMSALDNLLYFSKFYRMPRNEAEKRAKELLDLVGLREVANKKAGEFSTGMKQRLLLAQALINDPEVLFLDEPTNGLDPRGVIEMRELIRELKKDGKTVFFSSHILPEVEEVSDEIGIISRGKLLASGSQEEIKRKFIEGRVVITVETKQPLEISGLSTEVTDWHREGPNRITVYASRDVREDLIRELTGMGYTVTDIHLHEPTLEEVFLELVYGRERE; from the coding sequence ATGGTGGTTCATGTGTACGCAATAGAGACAGAAAACTTGACTAAAGTTTACAATGGAACAGTCGCAGTTGACCACCTCAACCTCAAGGTCAAGAAAGGCACCGTTTACGGGTTCCTGGGCCCCAACGGGGCGGGCAAAACAACGACAATCCTCATGCTCCTGGGCCTCGTGGAGCCCACGGAGGGGACGGCGTACATAGCAGGAATCAACGTGATGGAAAAGCCAGTCGAAGTCAAGAGGATAACCGGGTTCATGCCGGCTGAGGGGGGCCTCTACCCGAACATGAGCGCCCTCGACAACCTCCTGTACTTTTCCAAGTTCTACCGGATGCCCCGGAACGAGGCCGAGAAGAGAGCAAAGGAACTGCTCGACCTCGTCGGGCTCAGAGAAGTCGCGAACAAGAAGGCCGGGGAGTTCTCCACAGGCATGAAGCAGCGCCTTTTACTCGCACAGGCCCTCATAAACGACCCAGAAGTGCTCTTCCTTGACGAGCCGACCAACGGCCTCGACCCGCGCGGAGTCATCGAGATGAGGGAGCTTATAAGGGAGCTGAAAAAGGACGGAAAGACAGTGTTCTTCTCGTCACACATACTCCCGGAGGTCGAGGAGGTTAGCGATGAAATCGGCATAATCTCCCGGGGAAAACTCCTCGCAAGCGGCAGTCAGGAGGAGATTAAGCGGAAGTTCATTGAGGGAAGGGTCGTCATAACCGTGGAGACGAAGCAGCCGCTCGAAATAAGCGGGCTGAGCACGGAGGTTACTGACTGGCACAGGGAAGGACCGAACAGGATAACCGTATACGCCTCACGGGACGTCCGCGAAGACCTGATTAGGGAGCTGACGGGAATGGGTTACACCGTCACCGACATCCACCTCCACGAGCCGACCCTCGAGGAGGTCTTTCTTGAGCTGGTTTACGGGAGGGAGAGAGAATGA
- a CDS encoding ABC transporter permease has translation MIGAIAAKEFRDYITSRRFLVLFGFLLLITLLALVQVKTGMMSWMTEEGESPEVYEVMWGVTHYLGLAGGIFALALGFDAITREREERTLKVLMGHPVYRDQIILGKLIGGAVTLAVAVFITFLVILGALMWMGVNVDSTSVTRLAVYFVFAYVYLLVFFGIAVAFSAHSKSSGSALMYALVLFLAVTVVFESIAPIVADHVAGPRPQPPTYDPGNFENMTLEQLKEQEKLWEEYEEQMKEWNKKYFETVETISSLSPQADFEQISQYVLNPHARSWEDVMFPIGMDDSEEPTYSLAESLSFAKKEIVFMMAYLVVGFVAAYLGFVRAEIR, from the coding sequence ATGATAGGAGCTATAGCGGCCAAAGAGTTCCGCGACTACATAACCAGCAGGCGCTTCTTGGTTCTCTTCGGGTTCCTGCTCCTCATAACCCTGCTCGCGCTGGTCCAGGTAAAGACGGGCATGATGTCGTGGATGACCGAGGAAGGAGAAAGCCCAGAGGTCTATGAGGTCATGTGGGGCGTCACGCATTACCTGGGCCTCGCGGGGGGAATATTCGCCCTTGCCCTCGGCTTTGACGCCATAACCAGAGAGAGGGAGGAGAGAACCCTGAAAGTCCTCATGGGGCACCCCGTCTACAGAGACCAGATAATACTTGGCAAGCTCATAGGCGGTGCCGTTACGCTCGCCGTGGCGGTCTTCATAACGTTCCTCGTTATCCTCGGAGCGCTGATGTGGATGGGAGTTAACGTGGACAGCACATCGGTCACGAGGCTGGCAGTTTACTTCGTCTTTGCATACGTCTACCTCCTGGTGTTCTTCGGGATAGCCGTGGCGTTCTCGGCACACTCCAAGTCCAGCGGCAGCGCCCTGATGTACGCCCTCGTGCTCTTCCTGGCGGTCACGGTAGTTTTTGAGTCCATAGCTCCGATAGTGGCGGACCACGTGGCCGGCCCGCGACCACAGCCCCCCACGTACGACCCAGGTAACTTTGAGAACATGACGCTGGAACAGCTGAAAGAGCAGGAGAAGCTGTGGGAAGAATACGAGGAGCAAATGAAGGAGTGGAACAAGAAATACTTCGAGACCGTTGAGACAATTAGCAGCCTGTCGCCGCAGGCGGACTTCGAGCAGATATCCCAGTACGTCCTGAACCCCCACGCACGCTCATGGGAAGACGTCATGTTCCCGATTGGAATGGACGACTCCGAAGAGCCAACGTACAGCCTGGCAGAGAGCCTGTCCTTTGCAAAGAAGGAGATAGTCTTCATGATGGCGTATCTCGTCGTGGGCTTCGTTGCGGCGTACCTCGGCTTTGTTAGAGCTGAGATAAGGTGA
- a CDS encoding PUA domain-containing protein → MSKELRYRRASAWEYDLILREAEKYGELEHHFFAVVEGRFRDVYAVNGRVWAEIEGLKIKPYAYGTFVGTIKVDKNLVEKFYPNVEFFYFVEVEKNYAVLSPKAGFLFTTGKDVPRSGVRKYVWQGTKKLVIYDENGVILGIGRINPESNRKFILNVTDIGEFLRRNR, encoded by the coding sequence ATGAGCAAGGAACTCCGCTACCGACGGGCTTCGGCCTGGGAGTACGACTTAATCCTCCGCGAGGCCGAGAAGTACGGTGAGCTTGAGCACCACTTCTTCGCCGTCGTTGAGGGTAGGTTCAGGGACGTTTACGCCGTCAACGGGAGGGTGTGGGCCGAGATTGAGGGCCTAAAAATCAAGCCCTACGCCTACGGAACCTTCGTCGGCACGATTAAGGTTGATAAGAACCTCGTGGAAAAGTTTTACCCCAACGTCGAGTTCTTCTACTTCGTTGAGGTCGAGAAGAACTACGCGGTTCTAAGCCCAAAGGCGGGCTTTCTGTTCACGACTGGCAAGGACGTGCCTAGGAGCGGTGTCCGAAAATACGTCTGGCAGGGGACTAAGAAGCTGGTAATATACGACGAGAACGGCGTTATCCTCGGTATCGGTAGGATAAACCCTGAGAGCAACCGGAAGTTCATTCTCAACGTCACTGACATCGGGGAGTTTCTGAGGAGGAACCGCTGA
- a CDS encoding YkgJ family cysteine cluster protein has protein sequence MRFKPRPFNELIGFRCLYCLDCCRGRHIYLTLKDIERITKAGYDPQDFVTFSIEGDKVRFVLAVREWDLGCVFHDPETGKCTIHKVRPLICRIYPFMVSRKPLGVEGEKPFHYRGQELWLYYDGSCLGVNADEPETTITPEEIAELGLEFEEEFERTDIEGFSELLEGLEG, from the coding sequence ATGCGCTTCAAACCGAGACCCTTCAACGAACTCATTGGCTTCCGCTGTCTCTACTGCCTCGACTGCTGCAGGGGGAGACACATCTACCTGACCCTAAAGGATATAGAGCGAATAACTAAAGCTGGCTATGACCCTCAGGACTTCGTAACGTTCTCAATTGAGGGCGACAAGGTGCGCTTCGTTTTAGCTGTGAGGGAGTGGGACTTGGGCTGTGTCTTCCACGACCCTGAGACTGGTAAGTGCACGATTCACAAAGTTAGGCCTCTCATATGCCGCATCTACCCGTTTATGGTTTCAAGAAAGCCCCTCGGCGTGGAAGGGGAAAAGCCCTTCCACTACAGAGGCCAGGAGCTCTGGCTCTACTACGACGGGAGCTGTCTAGGAGTAAACGCCGACGAGCCTGAAACAACAATAACGCCTGAAGAGATAGCGGAGCTCGGCCTTGAGTTCGAGGAGGAGTTTGAGAGAACTGATATAGAGGGTTTCTCGGAGCTTTTGGAGGGGCTCGAAGGCTAA